In Heteronotia binoei isolate CCM8104 ecotype False Entrance Well chromosome 21, APGP_CSIRO_Hbin_v1, whole genome shotgun sequence, the DNA window TTAAGAGGTATATTAGAAGAGTAGTTGAGTTACTTTGGTGCTCTGGGATCTCAGTTCAACCATAGTTTGATGGTAATGCTGGTGAAGCATAGGTCTCACCATGTTGAGAAAGGCCTCTGTAGATGATAGCCAGGTAGCCATTGTATAGCACCTGTCTCTATGTTCTGTTTTAGAGCCTCCCCAAATCCCATGTAGAGACCCGTGGAAGACAGACAATCATCCCTCATGGAATTCCATTCATGGCTGAATTGTTGCACTACTATGTGAGTGAAGACTCCATCTTCCTTCACTTGGAACATGTGAAAGGTAAGAGTGCTTTTTACCCATTCCCTTCTTCCAGCCTCATTTGGTATAGATTTTGTGGTTATTCATGGCCAAATTGGATTGTTCTGCACAAGAGATTCAGTTTAGAAGGTGGTGTCCACCAGACCGGGCATGTCCACCTAACATTAAGGGTGCCCTGGGGGCTTTGGAAACAGACCACTGATGGACCAAGAGTGGAGCTGGAAACAACATGCAGAGGAACAGAGAATTACTTATGCAGCTCAACTCAAGGGCAAATCTACTGTCTTGTATTGATTAGATACTTAAAACAAGGCAAGGAACGAACTGATAAGTAGAACTTTAAATTAATTTCAGGGAACTCAAGTTGTTGGACTGGTTTTCCCACACCAGCCTGTGAATGGATCAAGTAGTGTCTGAAGCAGTTGCCATCTCTTTAACAAACTGCTTGACTCCATGCAGATCAGTCCCAGTATTACATTCATAAACCCGTCTTAATGTAACAAGTACAGAATTGGAAATAATTAGGTCATAATAATGttccagtgctgctgctgctgttgttaaaAAGTGCCCGTAGCCATATATAAAGCTGCACTGATGTCCACCTGATTTCCCCAGGTATTGGCAGGTCCCCTCCAAAAGGCGCCGATACTCAATACCAGTGAATaccacaaaaaacaaaaacaaaaaaccttgcaAAGATTATATATGCTAATCCAATGCACAGAACTTTAAGCTCTGCAAATTACTGAACTGTAACGCTAACATCAAAACCAGATAGTACAATTGACATTTCCTTGTCTAATGTTGCCCCCTTTCATTTGTATGTAAGATTATAGTAATGTCTGCAATCAGTTCATTAGGTGTATTTGAGGGTCAATGTCTGCATTTTTAACCTGGTGGTGGACACACATCCTGTCTCTGCTTAACCTACCTTATTGGATAGGTGGAATTATACAGTGGTGGGAAAGAATGAGAGAATCAAATATACCGCtgagagctccttggaggaagttgGAATGAGATAGAGAGTATAGATAAGATGTAAGGCACAAGGTATCACTGGTAGGTCCTACAGCCATCACTTCTCCCCTTCATTTCCCACAGGGGGCACTCTCTGGTCGCATCTTCACTCACAGCATGGTTTCTCCAGTTGTTCCAGTACATTAAATCCAAAGTCCAGCTTGGCTTTGGAGCATGCCAATGAAGAAGGGTTCATCAGAAGCCCCCAAGGAGTTGATTCTAGGTCAAGGCAGAGTTGCAAAAGCATGGGCCAGATAGTAACTAGTGTAAATCATCACACATCCAGATACACTGAACAGTTGCCACCTCAAGAACAGTCACATGACCACACACATGCCCGATCCAGTAATGATTATAGGTGGCATATGAGACCTGCCATTGGAGGAAATATTGTTGGAGGGAAGACTTTAAGTGTGACACACAGTTTAGCTGGTGCTGCAGAATCTACTATCAAGCCAGTGGACCAGGGACATAGACTTTTGCTCAACAAGGGGCTGGCTTTGCTATCACATGATTCATTTTGCAGCTCTGTACCTGAGAGAGATACTCTTCAGCAAGACCCAAAACAGCCAGCATGTGAGAGAGCTGTTCCTGCCCAAAAGGCAGCAAAAGGAAACAACTTGCCAAAGACAGAAACTCCTTTCTGCCATATGCCTCGGCTTATATATTCCCCAGCAACTCTCCCGAGGCAAAAACAGGCATACTCCAGAATTCTCTCACAGAATTACTGCAGTCTGGACAACCAATGGAGTGAAGTAGAAGTGAAAGAAAGGGGAAGCCTTGCCCAGGAAGTATTGGTTTCTGACAATAAACAGCACAAACAGCCATCACCATCAGCACATGGAGCTTCCACAAAGAATGGCCCTGGAGTCTGGGGCATAAATGAAGATCAGATTCAGCTCTGGGCAGCAGAACTGCTTTTGGCCCTGGAGGGTCTCCACCAACAAGGGGTGTTTTGCCAGGATCTTAACCCCCGGAACCTGCTTCTGGATGCCTCTGGTAAGCTATCTCGAGACAGAGGATAATTTTAGCATCATTGAAGTGTCTGATCTGTTTCTGGTTTGCTTGATTAAAAACAGCCCACTTCCCTGTTCTTGAGCTTTGCAAGCATGACAGGAAGGCAACAATATCCATTATGCCATAGTTTGCTCAGATTATTACTAAAGTTTCTTGGGATGCATTTGTCCTGACATTGCCCCATTTTGCTAACTCCAGTGTATCAGGACAGTTACATCCAATCCTTACAGAACACGAATGGCACAGTAGCTATTGAGGCACAGTTGCCCCCAAGGCAATTCTTGCAGCATCTGAAGGATCCAACATGTAGTTATTTCTCATGGTAGCATTGTTCACATAATATTTCAGTATCCATTGCAGTACCGGTGTCTTTTCTCCTACCTTTAAGGGTCTTTAAATAGACAGCATCTGGCATTTAATAAACCACTCACCCAACACACGGAACTGGTGCCTGTCCAAGATTGGCAAAACAGGATTTGTCACAGTATTTGAGTTGGGGGAGGTGGGCAACGTTTCATAACTTGCTTTGGCCCCTCAGTGTCTACTCAAGAGCTTCAgcttgccttcccccccccctcctttcctgatAAAAGCCAGTTGAGAGctagcctggtgtagtggttaagagtagtggatGCTAATAtagagatctgggtttgattccccacacctccacatgaagtctgctgagtgaccttgggtcagttgcagTTCTCCAAGCTCTcctagccccacctacttcacagaataTCTGTTATGGAGAAGagcaagggaaggcaattgtaagctgttttgggtctccTTCAGAAagtagaaaagcagggtataaaaatcagTTTCTCCTCCTCCTAGTTTTTCTTGGAAACGGCAGCCCTGCTCCCGGGTAGGAAGTTTCCAGAGCTTGAGAAAATGttgctcttcagatttttttcttttgtaaggCAAAAGCATCCTCCTCCACCACAGCTTTCTCACCAGAAGAGCAGAAATGCAAGAGACTCCTGATACCTGTACTACTGAGATTTGCATTCACCTCTTTCAATCTCATAGGCCATATCCGTCTCACATACTTTGGCCACTGGATTGAAGTAGAGCCACAGTGTTGCAGCCAAGCACTAGAAGAATTGTACTGTGCTCCAGGTAAGGGGGAGAGCACTTGCTTTTTCTTCTGCATGTATCCCAACAACGAAATACTGAGATCTACCTTTCCTTAGGAATGGTCTTTTTAGAAGATTGGCCAAGGCTGTTACAGATGCAGAAGAAAAATGAAGGCCTGTAGGCGTTCTGTTGTTTAAAGATTCTAGTAACTTTGGTTTCTTTTTCTGCAGAGGTGGGTGGAATTTCTGAGCTCACAGAAGCCTGTGACTGGTGGAGTTTTGGGGCACTTCTCTATGAGTTACTAAGTGGAATGGTGAGTAGCTTAGGATGTGGGGCCATCAAATGCTGGGAGCTAATAGGGAGGGGTCATGGTGGGTCTAGGAGTCCCCAAATCCTGATGCACTGCATTGCAGGACTGGATTTTTCACATTCTTGTTGTCAAGGGTTAATATACTAAAATGTCATGGGGGTCCACAAGCATTACTTTGATTGTGATAAGCTTATCTAAGCAGTGCTTTTGACAGTCATTGTCCCAGAATCATCCCTCAGGGATTTATCCTCATACCCAGCTGTACCTTCCAGAAAGACTGAGCCATTCTGCGTCATCTCTACTATCAGAGGTGAGAATCACCTTCTCAAGGGGAAGTCAACCCAGCTAGCATTAAGAGGGTTGGGGGTGTGGAGAAGATAGCTTTGAAGGGGTGACTGGGAAAAAACAGGAAATCTGAATTACCCTTCCTCACCCTTCCAGCTGCTGAAGTATGATCCCAAGCAACGTTTGGGCTCTGGAAAAGATGGAGTGAAAAAGATCAAGGCACACCCTTTTTTCAGCAGCATCCAATGGAACAAGCTGGTTGTGTCCTAAAAGTTGAACAAGGCCAGCCATGTGTGCATGTTATCGTCAGAGTGTGGCACATGGCACATTTGTGGCGTGGGATGATCCAAGCCTTTCCAGGAGCTGTTTGTGCATCAATAAAAGTTCCCCAGGCTTTAAGGCTTGGGTGGTGCTAGCAGTGCTGCTGCTCAGCAGGAAACCTTACACAGCTGGACTGGGGCCTGTGTTTCCAGGCTTGAGTTGCTGCATTCTGCTTCCTAACTATATTGCAATAGCTGCTTGCAGGAAGAACTTGAAGCTTTTGAAGGGTATTTCTCTCCCTCTAGTTTTATTTTTTAAGAATCCTGGTCTTAATAAAGGTCCCAAGAATTCAAAAAGGCACAGGCCGTGCAAGACTAATGTCTGAGGATTTTGTTTGCTGCTCCCTGAAAGATGCAAGCAAAGTCTCAaatttcttcttctaaatgttGTCGTCACAAATGAGCCCAATGggagagggttcccccccccccacctcaagctTCTCCTTGCTTCCCTTCTGCCTTGGTTCAGGGTCACCTACCCAGCATTTCTTTACCTCTCACTCAGCAGCACCTGCCTAATCACCTCTTCCCCCTTGTCTGTTCTGATTTCACCTTGACTCAACTAGCTGCAGTACAAGCTTGATCCTTGCTAGCTTTCTGGCACATTTTGGCCAAGTACCACTAGATGGAAGCCTTGTGTCATACTCTTACCAAATCCACTGCTGGTTGCTTGCATGTGTACTTTCTGCACCCGGCTTTCTCCTCTGCAGAATGTCTACTACTTGAAGAGGGAAGATGAGCAAAAAGCTCTCCCTGTCTGTTTGTGAACATTCTCAGACCAATAAAATATTCACAGCCCTACCA includes these proteins:
- the RPS6KL1 gene encoding ribosomal protein S6 kinase-like 1 isoform X1, giving the protein MESEPCTQAFSQARVYLEHIRTRVGSADVHGTVKHDYLVDAAKQIRLALERDVSENYEEAFNHYKNGVDVLLHGVQVDPNKERREAVKRKITQYLKRAEEIFNCHLQRTLGNGSSTNTGYSSLRFRPIRTLSAPVENLRHCKVVGVIDKVQIVQDPATGGTFILKVYRGYPSIIRAPQSLPKSHVETRGRQTIIPHGIPFMAELLHYYVSEDSIFLHLEHVKGGTLWSHLHSQHGFSSCSSTLNPKSSLALEHANEEGFIRSPQGVDSRSRQSCKSMGQIVTSVNHHTSRYTEQLPPQEQSHDHTHARSSNDYRWHMRPAIGGNIVGGKTLSVTHSLAGAAESTIKPVDQGHRLLLNKGLALLSHDSFCSSVPERDTLQQDPKQPACERAVPAQKAAKGNNLPKTETPFCHMPRLIYSPATLPRQKQAYSRILSQNYCSLDNQWSEVEVKERGSLAQEVLVSDNKQHKQPSPSAHGASTKNGPGVWGINEDQIQLWAAELLLALEGLHQQGVFCQDLNPRNLLLDASGHIRLTYFGHWIEVEPQCCSQALEELYCAPEVGGISELTEACDWWSFGALLYELLSGMSLSQNHPSGIYPHTQLYLPERLSHSASSLLSELLKYDPKQRLGSGKDGVKKIKAHPFFSSIQWNKLVVS
- the RPS6KL1 gene encoding ribosomal protein S6 kinase-like 1 isoform X2 codes for the protein MESEPCTQAFSQARVYLEHIRTRVGSADVHGTVKHDYLVDAAKQIRLALERDVSENYEEAFNHYKNGVDVLLHGVQVDPNKERREAVKRKITQYLKRAEEIFNCHLQRTLGNGSSTNTGYSSLRFRPIRTLSAPVENLRHCKVVGVIDKVQIVQDPATGGTFILKSLPKSHVETRGRQTIIPHGIPFMAELLHYYVSEDSIFLHLEHVKGGTLWSHLHSQHGFSSCSSTLNPKSSLALEHANEEGFIRSPQGVDSRSRQSCKSMGQIVTSVNHHTSRYTEQLPPQEQSHDHTHARSSNDYRWHMRPAIGGNIVGGKTLSVTHSLAGAAESTIKPVDQGHRLLLNKGLALLSHDSFCSSVPERDTLQQDPKQPACERAVPAQKAAKGNNLPKTETPFCHMPRLIYSPATLPRQKQAYSRILSQNYCSLDNQWSEVEVKERGSLAQEVLVSDNKQHKQPSPSAHGASTKNGPGVWGINEDQIQLWAAELLLALEGLHQQGVFCQDLNPRNLLLDASGHIRLTYFGHWIEVEPQCCSQALEELYCAPEVGGISELTEACDWWSFGALLYELLSGMSLSQNHPSGIYPHTQLYLPERLSHSASSLLSELLKYDPKQRLGSGKDGVKKIKAHPFFSSIQWNKLVVS